One genomic segment of bacterium includes these proteins:
- the obgE gene encoding GTPase ObgE, with amino-acid sequence MKNKMKQETFVDLVKIIVKAGKGGDGLVHFLREKFKPFGGPDGGDGGDGGSVYAIGDRSLKTLLDFKYKRIYEAEDGKNGGPNNRTGKKGRDLFIKVPLGSIFYDSETGECLGEIVEHGQTLLLARGGKGGRGNTRFATPTNRAPRVAEKGTEGEKRTIRIELKLLADIGIVGLPNSGKTTLLNSLVGTKAKTGDYPFTTLAPNLGVYNEDSGLRFVLVDIPGIIKDAHKGKGLGLAFLRHIERTRVLLILLDSSQGDLEEQYNTILNELHSYKPELLQKSRIIAVNKIDLVQPTPSLNVNEEVYYISALKEIGLEELKRGIETCIRKIKAENI; translated from the coding sequence GTGAAAAATAAGATGAAACAGGAAACCTTTGTAGATCTTGTAAAAATAATCGTCAAGGCCGGAAAAGGTGGAGACGGGTTAGTTCATTTTTTGAGAGAAAAATTTAAACCTTTCGGCGGACCCGATGGTGGTGATGGGGGCGATGGGGGAAGCGTATACGCCATTGGCGACAGGTCACTAAAAACTCTGCTCGATTTTAAGTACAAAAGAATCTACGAAGCAGAAGATGGGAAAAATGGAGGACCAAACAACAGAACGGGGAAAAAGGGTAGAGACCTTTTTATAAAAGTACCCCTTGGAAGCATTTTTTATGACAGTGAAACGGGCGAATGCTTGGGAGAAATTGTTGAACACGGTCAAACACTACTTCTTGCAAGAGGTGGAAAAGGAGGAAGAGGAAATACCCGATTTGCAACCCCTACTAATAGGGCACCAAGAGTTGCTGAGAAAGGCACCGAAGGTGAAAAAAGAACAATCAGAATTGAGTTAAAACTACTTGCTGACATTGGTATCGTTGGCCTGCCAAACTCAGGGAAGACAACTCTCCTCAACTCCTTAGTGGGGACCAAGGCTAAAACAGGTGATTATCCCTTTACCACCTTAGCACCAAACTTGGGTGTTTATAATGAGGATTCTGGGCTAAGGTTTGTTTTAGTAGATATTCCGGGAATAATTAAAGATGCCCATAAAGGAAAGGGGTTAGGTCTTGCATTCCTCAGACATATTGAAAGGACGAGAGTTTTACTGATCCTCTTAGACTCTTCCCAGGGCGATCTGGAGGAACAATACAACACAATCTTGAACGAACTTCATTCTTATAAACCAGAATTGCTCCAAAAATCAAGAATTATTGCTGTTAACAAAATAGACCTCGTTCAGCCCACACCTTCACTGAACGTCAACGAAGAGGTATACTATATATCAGCCTTAAAAGAAATCGGACTTGAAGAATTAAAAAGGGGGATTGAAACATGCATAAGGAAGATAAAAGCCGAAAATATATGA